The Haloterrigena turkmenica DSM 5511 nucleotide sequence CCGACCGGATGCGGGAAGTCCGCGAGGAAGTCGGCGACGCGGTCGACGTCGGCGTCGACTTCCACGGCAGGGTCTCGAAGCCGATGGCCAAGCGCCTCGTCGAGGTGCTCGAGCCCCACGACCCGTTCTTCGTCGAGGAACCCGTCCTACCCGAACATCTCGACGACCTCGGGGAGATCGCCAAGCATACGACGATCTCGATCGCGACAGGCGAGCGGCTGTTCTCTCGATTCGACTTCAAGCAGCTGTTCGAGGACGGTCACGTCGACCTGATTCAGCCCGACCTCTCCCACGCCGGCGGGATCACCGAGGTCAAGAAGATCGCCAGCATGGCCGAAGCCTACGATGTGGCGATGGCCCCCCACTGCCCGCTCGGGCCGGTCGCGCTGGCGTCGTGCGTGCAGGTCGACGCCTGCTCGCCCAACGCGTTGATCCAAGAGCAGAGCCTCGACATCCACTACAATGAGACCAGCGACGTGCTGGACTACTTGTCCGATCCTTCGGTGTTCGACTACGAGGACGGGTTCGTCGAGATTCCCGACGGACCGGGCCTCGGCGTCGAGGTCGACGAAGCGTACGTCCGCGAGCAGGCCGAGAAAGACGTCGACTGGCACAACCCCGTTTGGCGTCACGACGACGGCAGCGTCGCTGAGTGGTAATCCATGCCGGCACATGAACCCCACGCGCCGACCGAGACGCCGTGCCCCGGCCGGTTCGACGGTGACGCCGTCGTCGTGACTGGTTCGACGAGAGGTATCGGCGAGGGCGTCGCCCGGCGATTCGCCGCCGAGGGCGCCGCCGTCGTGATCACCGGCCGGAGCGAGGACACCGGCGAGGCCGTCGCCGAGTCGATTCGAGAGGACGGGGGCGACGCCACGTTCGTCCGCGCGGACATGCGCGAGCCCGACGACATCGCGGCGCTAATGGAGGCGACCGCCGAGGAGTACGGCGGGGTCGACGTGCTGGTGAACAACGCCGGCGTCGAGACCTACACCGGCGCCGACGAAGC carries:
- the dgoD gene encoding galactonate dehydratase codes for the protein MTEQPNESSEGFDSTDAPVIADYELFEVPPRWLFLKVKTSDGTVGWGEPVVEGRAKSVRTAVEELMDSYLLGENPARIEHHWQTMYRGGFYRGGPILMSAIAGIDQALWDIKGKHYGAPVHNLLGGAVRDRIRIYQWIGGDDPADVAEQAREKVDAGFTALKMNGTGELERIDSPAAVSAAADRMREVREEVGDAVDVGVDFHGRVSKPMAKRLVEVLEPHDPFFVEEPVLPEHLDDLGEIAKHTTISIATGERLFSRFDFKQLFEDGHVDLIQPDLSHAGGITEVKKIASMAEAYDVAMAPHCPLGPVALASCVQVDACSPNALIQEQSLDIHYNETSDVLDYLSDPSVFDYEDGFVEIPDGPGLGVEVDEAYVREQAEKDVDWHNPVWRHDDGSVAEW